Proteins from one candidate division KSB1 bacterium genomic window:
- a CDS encoding superoxide dismutase: protein MAFTAKDFGPNILNLDGISKKAVEEHLKLYNGYVNKSNEVMEKLKTVDLSTANQIFSDVRALKVDLSFAIGGMQNHEIYFAHLKSGGQMPAGDVKAQIEKDFGGWDGYVKDLKATGICSRGWAWTVWFPEAGRLLNWAGDAQNSYLSWNLRPILAMDVYEHAYFMDFGVNRGGYIDTFLKNLDWDVIGANWEKARK, encoded by the coding sequence ATGGCTTTCACCGCCAAAGACTTCGGCCCGAATATTTTGAACCTCGATGGCATTTCGAAAAAGGCCGTCGAAGAGCATCTTAAGCTCTACAACGGCTATGTCAACAAGTCCAATGAAGTGATGGAGAAGCTCAAGACCGTCGATCTCTCGACCGCCAATCAGATCTTCAGCGACGTGCGCGCGCTCAAAGTCGATCTGAGCTTCGCCATCGGCGGCATGCAGAATCATGAAATTTATTTCGCGCATCTCAAAAGCGGCGGCCAGATGCCCGCGGGCGACGTGAAGGCGCAGATCGAAAAAGATTTCGGCGGTTGGGATGGCTACGTGAAGGACTTGAAAGCAACCGGCATCTGCTCGCGCGGTTGGGCGTGGACGGTGTGGTTCCCCGAAGCGGGCCGGCTGCTGAACTGGGCCGGCGACGCGCAAAACAGCTACCTGTCGTGGAATCTGCGGCCGATTCTGGCGATGGATGTTTATGAGCACGCCTACTTCATGGACTTTGGCGTCAATCGCGGCGGCTATATCGATACGTTCCTCAAGAACCTCGACTGGGACGTGATCGGCGCGAACTGGGAGAAGGCGCGGAAGTAG
- a CDS encoding TonB-dependent receptor, producing the protein MNPFSSRRHVSPHAPYSCTELTSVRRYGLLVVVLLCAVCGAVPSRVFAAEHVYGLVTDAQTHDRLLGVSVQIKGSLRGAATDVHGRFHIHLPSPGRWVLRASSIGYKPLERELTVASGDSLELQLTLEPDLLQADEVLVTAEARETTARLSTTKVEVVSQQQITQRSPGSLDKVLDAVPGLEVHRTGGAVVSNVSIRGSSDMLGGGVGNRTLLLVDGKPAIISDTDGASWWLYPEEIIDRVEVVKGAYSALYGSNAMGGVVNLITRTPGFREFTRIRATSGFYERPPAWMRYTDRLTNLGSLSFSHSNTVGRLGYFASATRRSSDGYRESSGYENTVLFTKLKYDYSPQRGLTFSSLFLAGENEYPHPWVTTLEPLHVREIYTNDIQRKRTFANDLVYRRLENHHSSYTLRLFYNRDLTRSLLNPTSDPRAGEVPVGFETRSISQKFGVLEQSTRLWRWNNTLVFGFETVWDQVDGQPLDYLYGLQQAWSGAGFFQNEWAPGKWRATVGARYDYRHVVGQRTTQQVSPKFGLAYDVRQNLVLRGSVGHAFRNPSIAEMFLKKVGGQDYEFDPNPQLDPETVDFGEVGFNLKLGEYAVLDGAAFYYDYRDIIRWQTIAAGHYRTQNLARAVIQGRELSLRTVWPDGIRHTAAVTYLDTDINGQASLTYVPKFRWHYAVDYAWKQLELNVTMRHVTSTDTVIFYQNDAPSHVTLLDARLAFRFRQSTRLGFILENATNEFYEEMERYRMPPRTYRMELVYEFDVARE; encoded by the coding sequence ATGAACCCATTCAGCTCGCGGAGGCATGTCTCTCCGCATGCCCCCTATTCGTGCACCGAGCTCACATCGGTGCGGCGCTACGGATTGCTGGTGGTGGTCTTGCTCTGCGCGGTCTGTGGTGCCGTGCCGAGCCGGGTGTTTGCCGCGGAGCATGTTTATGGTCTCGTCACCGACGCGCAAACGCATGACAGGCTGCTGGGAGTAAGCGTGCAGATCAAAGGGTCGCTGCGCGGCGCGGCGACGGATGTGCATGGACGTTTCCACATTCATTTGCCCAGCCCCGGCCGGTGGGTGCTGCGCGCCTCGAGTATTGGTTACAAGCCGCTGGAACGCGAACTCACCGTGGCGAGCGGTGACTCCCTCGAACTGCAGCTGACGCTGGAACCGGATCTGTTGCAGGCGGATGAAGTGCTGGTGACGGCGGAAGCGCGGGAGACGACGGCGCGGCTCTCGACGACGAAAGTCGAAGTGGTCTCGCAGCAGCAGATTACACAGCGCTCGCCGGGTTCGCTGGACAAGGTGCTCGATGCCGTGCCCGGTCTCGAAGTGCATCGCACGGGCGGCGCGGTGGTGTCGAATGTGTCGATTCGCGGCTCGTCGGACATGCTGGGTGGCGGCGTGGGCAATCGCACGCTGCTCTTGGTGGACGGCAAGCCGGCGATCATTTCCGACACGGACGGCGCGAGCTGGTGGCTCTATCCCGAGGAGATTATCGATCGCGTGGAAGTGGTCAAGGGCGCGTACAGTGCGCTCTACGGCTCCAATGCGATGGGCGGTGTGGTGAATCTGATCACGCGCACGCCGGGCTTCCGCGAGTTCACCCGGATTCGCGCGACCAGCGGTTTCTACGAGCGTCCGCCGGCGTGGATGCGGTACACGGACCGCCTGACGAATCTTGGCTCGCTCTCGTTCAGTCACTCGAATACGGTGGGCCGCTTAGGCTATTTCGCGAGCGCGACGCGGCGGAGTTCCGACGGGTACCGTGAAAGTTCCGGCTACGAGAATACCGTGTTGTTCACCAAGCTGAAATATGACTATTCGCCGCAGCGCGGGCTGACGTTTTCATCGCTGTTTCTGGCCGGCGAAAATGAGTATCCGCATCCGTGGGTGACGACGCTGGAGCCGTTGCACGTGCGGGAGATTTACACGAACGATATTCAGCGCAAGCGCACGTTCGCGAATGATCTGGTCTATCGGCGGCTGGAGAATCATCATTCCAGCTATACGCTGCGGCTGTTCTACAATCGCGATCTGACTCGTTCACTGCTGAACCCCACGTCCGATCCGCGCGCGGGCGAAGTGCCGGTAGGATTCGAGACGCGTTCGATCTCGCAGAAATTCGGCGTGTTGGAGCAATCCACGCGCCTCTGGCGCTGGAACAACACGCTGGTGTTTGGATTCGAGACGGTTTGGGATCAGGTGGACGGCCAGCCGTTGGATTACCTGTACGGCTTGCAGCAGGCGTGGTCCGGTGCCGGTTTCTTCCAGAATGAGTGGGCTCCGGGCAAGTGGCGCGCCACGGTGGGTGCGCGCTATGATTATCGCCACGTGGTCGGTCAGCGCACGACGCAGCAAGTGTCGCCGAAGTTCGGCCTCGCCTATGATGTGCGTCAGAACCTGGTGTTGCGCGGCTCGGTGGGACATGCGTTCCGCAATCCATCGATTGCCGAGATGTTCCTGAAGAAGGTCGGCGGTCAGGATTATGAATTCGATCCGAATCCGCAGCTCGACCCGGAGACCGTCGATTTCGGCGAAGTCGGATTCAACCTCAAGCTCGGTGAATATGCGGTGCTGGACGGCGCGGCGTTCTACTATGACTATCGCGACATTATTCGCTGGCAGACGATTGCGGCGGGGCATTACCGCACGCAGAACCTGGCCCGCGCGGTGATTCAGGGCCGCGAGTTGTCGCTGCGCACGGTCTGGCCGGACGGGATCAGGCACACGGCGGCGGTGACCTATCTGGACACCGATATCAACGGCCAGGCTTCGCTGACGTATGTTCCGAAGTTCCGCTGGCACTATGCGGTTGACTATGCCTGGAAGCAGTTGGAGCTGAACGTGACCATGCGCCACGTCACCTCGACGGACACGGTGATCTTTTACCAGAACGATGCACCGTCCCATGTGACCCTGTTGGATGCGCGGCTGGCGTTCCGTTTCCGCCAGAGCACCCGGCTGGGCTTCATCCTCGAAAATGCGACGAACGAATTCTACGAGGAGATGGAGCGCTACCGGATGCCGCCGCGCACGTATCGGATGGAGCTGGTGTATGAATTTGACGTGGCGCGGGAGTAG
- a CDS encoding immune inhibitor A — MKRLLSALIIVTALASGGVFAQTDEPQLPKGTLAPAPGCVALLDNARTTLLQYDFEAEIPGLQITAGWQVNAAREGGGHFAFAGTDVGYANDSFERLVLPLLSIPALGPEISGIRLTFQEWFELESEYDYGAVSVSADDGASWIELDRRSGQSDWRENTIDLTRFAGQSILVAFDLVTDSSITFTGWQLDDIGLATASRTALDVNIVSLSSQNFPFVYLNVNVSRDGQPVLGLIADNFFVTENGTQQTDNFNVTPPSEGGQVRLVDIVFCMDNSGSLAGEQNAVRNNVINFVNALTAQGAAAAFGLVRFGQTAGSGQPIVEEGGILTEDATYFRDVVWSRNVASGGTEPGLDAMWAASTAFSYRPGAQRIVILITDEDNDPSNHNQAQVISQFQATTTTAFCLIDHAFGNAHNDYCPVSSATNGACLNVTDPFGPILDYIGNAVTATYVVSYRSSQPNPDGVERHVVTQVTDAEGSGSDDAYYMPGSAPQIQRTAETVALHDQAWAEGTTFNIEANITDASAPFVTSARVYYRTTGGATYSSVVMSSIGGNIWRGVVPASAVHTPGLSYYITATDGQQTASDPSVDPALFPYTIGILPNAAPILTHVPISEFVCGQVIQVTCFASDVTNNLQSVALRYRRVGELIYQSTIDNSNVNGQRTLTIPASYASGQGIQYYLVATDNFGVSTTRGTQSVPYQMNASAPAFSNATEDEYWYGHDFEVRITTPEPATIQEATVKYFRFLWIWDEVELSLQGSEFVGTIPGNHTDTEELRYYFEVTDQCDAVHSIGSESDPIRPRPVWKLENSVRLFDRGLDAWSFCNCGWAVWPRNMWQNGDPVDEQACCEGGTACTPNFRLAFPSWAMFEEAFTRDEVLYQDRRSGQWLRRERAIRRWNDMKGCWGGSCLGFSLSSMLFFGGYESVPSRFGDNQTVRSIGFSDDDFDAAVNLNHVYQLYQYGDPLQSDCQDPHSGWFRDSPNETLAKLKRQLASDTQDEGFIVFWGTLPDGNDADTDRDDLAHAVVPLRLHKVSDSEYRVYVYNNWNPDDEPYFTFSTNGIGSWTYSDTNVQPPSGTQNGSIIVTDGVSEYSGHPDLVRPLRGVQPIEDEITADVFYSQPAQIEFEDENNNVFGFNGERVYGDLDAAVPFLPITGMPSKPIGFTVMLMSHRIEYSPQAGSMGAVNMWLNSNEFIRYLRSDYVPGESEDLLIDPAERTMDLLNEQPSTKIVSADLVGTPDETREFLIQLRNLRLDPNSVVRLALIGDGADVVAEDGSLSTDAEILTIRDSISMGKFALTGMNLPPTTRVRMLPNWDSLATPMPILIDLGNDGIIDDTMYVRNELGRDICNEDPEVSYTASALLQPQLVAKVHGGQLRLFWNAIPAASYYQIYRGDQFDSLSPIAMTYDTTWTDTTIAAADASRKAFYQIVAQRTESFQVNNNDEELLASWLFEEGAGEVSVDETGHGHDATLHNADWYEYGVDSQMCWGLGFANNEWADVANDNMFYMAPLQIDAHLKVDQLPAGSPSYILGNTRYAPLNGGFAWRIEPSGLLTALAWNGNGWNELHSVVPVMLNEWFTATLIMNGDESMMLVNGTVVAAGRLLLNSANNEMPLTIGASALPSGNHQYFLRGQIGWMKMRELTLP; from the coding sequence ATGAAGCGATTGCTGAGCGCTCTGATTATTGTGACGGCTTTGGCCAGCGGCGGGGTCTTTGCCCAGACCGACGAACCGCAATTGCCCAAGGGAACCTTAGCTCCGGCGCCCGGGTGCGTAGCCCTGCTTGATAATGCACGGACGACGCTGCTGCAGTACGATTTCGAAGCCGAGATTCCCGGCCTGCAGATCACGGCGGGCTGGCAGGTGAACGCGGCTCGCGAAGGGGGAGGGCACTTCGCCTTCGCCGGCACGGACGTCGGATACGCGAACGACTCCTTCGAACGGCTTGTGCTGCCGTTGCTCTCGATTCCGGCACTGGGGCCGGAGATCAGCGGGATTCGGCTGACGTTTCAGGAGTGGTTTGAGTTAGAGAGCGAGTACGACTACGGTGCGGTGTCCGTGTCCGCGGATGACGGCGCAAGTTGGATTGAGCTGGATCGCCGTAGCGGGCAGTCAGACTGGCGGGAGAACACGATCGATCTGACGCGCTTCGCGGGGCAGAGCATCCTGGTCGCGTTTGACCTGGTCACGGATTCGAGTATCACGTTCACCGGTTGGCAGCTGGATGACATTGGACTGGCGACGGCCTCGCGGACGGCGCTGGACGTGAACATCGTCAGTCTGAGTTCGCAGAACTTCCCGTTTGTGTATTTGAATGTCAATGTCAGCCGCGACGGGCAGCCAGTGCTGGGTCTGATCGCCGACAATTTCTTCGTGACCGAAAACGGAACGCAGCAGACGGATAATTTCAACGTGACGCCTCCGTCCGAAGGTGGTCAAGTGCGATTAGTGGACATCGTATTCTGCATGGACAATAGCGGTAGTCTCGCCGGGGAGCAGAATGCGGTTCGGAATAACGTAATCAACTTTGTGAATGCGCTCACCGCGCAGGGGGCTGCCGCGGCCTTTGGGCTGGTTCGCTTCGGCCAAACCGCGGGGAGCGGGCAGCCGATTGTCGAGGAGGGGGGCATCCTCACGGAGGATGCCACATACTTCCGTGATGTCGTATGGTCCCGCAACGTAGCGAGCGGGGGAACGGAGCCAGGGTTGGACGCGATGTGGGCGGCATCGACAGCGTTCAGCTATCGTCCCGGAGCGCAACGGATCGTGATCCTGATCACGGACGAGGACAATGATCCGAGTAACCATAATCAGGCGCAAGTCATCAGTCAATTCCAAGCGACCACAACGACGGCCTTCTGCTTGATCGATCACGCCTTTGGCAACGCACATAACGATTATTGCCCGGTCAGCAGCGCGACGAACGGCGCGTGTCTGAACGTGACCGATCCGTTCGGGCCGATTCTGGATTACATTGGGAACGCGGTGACCGCGACTTATGTGGTCAGCTATCGTTCGAGCCAGCCCAATCCGGACGGAGTCGAGCGCCACGTCGTGACGCAAGTGACCGATGCGGAAGGTTCCGGCAGCGATGACGCTTATTACATGCCCGGTTCTGCGCCGCAGATTCAGCGGACTGCGGAGACTGTCGCGCTCCATGATCAGGCTTGGGCGGAAGGCACCACGTTCAACATCGAGGCCAATATCACCGACGCCTCCGCTCCGTTTGTCACGAGCGCGCGAGTCTACTATCGGACGACGGGCGGAGCGACCTACAGCTCGGTCGTGATGAGTAGCATCGGAGGCAATATTTGGCGCGGAGTCGTTCCCGCGAGCGCGGTGCATACACCTGGCCTGAGCTACTACATCACCGCGACGGATGGTCAGCAAACAGCTTCGGATCCCTCCGTTGACCCTGCCCTGTTTCCCTATACAATAGGCATCCTACCCAACGCAGCACCGATACTGACGCATGTTCCGATCAGCGAGTTCGTGTGCGGTCAGGTTATTCAGGTGACATGCTTCGCCTCGGACGTGACCAACAACTTGCAATCGGTGGCTCTTCGCTATCGGAGAGTCGGGGAACTGATCTATCAGAGCACCATCGACAATTCCAATGTCAATGGTCAACGAACACTCACCATTCCGGCGAGCTACGCATCAGGCCAAGGCATCCAGTACTATCTGGTGGCCACAGATAACTTCGGTGTCTCCACGACAAGGGGTACCCAGAGTGTTCCATATCAGATGAACGCTTCGGCCCCGGCCTTCTCAAACGCGACAGAGGATGAATACTGGTATGGACACGATTTCGAGGTTAGAATCACGACCCCTGAACCTGCCACCATTCAAGAAGCGACGGTGAAATACTTCAGGTTCCTTTGGATTTGGGATGAGGTCGAGTTGTCCCTTCAGGGATCCGAATTCGTCGGCACAATCCCCGGCAATCACACGGATACTGAAGAACTGCGATACTACTTCGAGGTAACGGATCAATGCGATGCCGTACACAGTATCGGAAGCGAATCGGATCCTATCAGACCACGGCCTGTTTGGAAGCTGGAAAACTCAGTGCGGTTGTTTGACCGCGGGCTCGACGCCTGGAGTTTCTGCAATTGTGGTTGGGCAGTGTGGCCACGTAATATGTGGCAAAACGGCGACCCTGTTGACGAACAAGCCTGCTGTGAAGGAGGCACAGCATGTACCCCCAACTTCCGCCTTGCATTTCCAAGTTGGGCCATGTTTGAAGAGGCATTCACGCGTGACGAAGTCTTGTACCAGGACCGACGTTCAGGCCAATGGCTCCGCCGCGAACGAGCAATCCGTAGGTGGAACGACATGAAGGGTTGCTGGGGGGGCTCATGTCTCGGCTTCTCGCTCTCCTCTATGCTGTTCTTCGGTGGGTATGAGTCTGTGCCTTCCCGATTCGGTGATAATCAGACCGTTCGATCTATTGGATTCTCGGACGATGACTTCGATGCTGCGGTAAACCTGAATCACGTCTACCAATTGTACCAGTATGGTGACCCTCTCCAATCCGATTGTCAGGATCCACATAGTGGGTGGTTTAGAGACTCGCCGAATGAGACCCTTGCGAAACTTAAGCGGCAGCTCGCGAGCGATACGCAGGACGAAGGCTTCATAGTATTCTGGGGGACTCTGCCAGACGGTAATGACGCGGACACCGACAGAGACGACCTAGCGCATGCCGTGGTCCCGCTGCGACTCCACAAAGTGAGTGATAGTGAGTACCGCGTATATGTCTACAACAACTGGAATCCGGACGATGAACCCTATTTTACGTTCTCAACCAATGGAATCGGCTCGTGGACGTACAGCGATACCAATGTACAGCCACCCAGCGGCACGCAAAACGGCAGCATTATCGTGACAGACGGTGTCTCTGAGTATTCCGGTCATCCGGATCTCGTACGCCCACTCAGAGGCGTCCAGCCAATCGAGGATGAAATAACAGCGGATGTGTTCTATTCTCAGCCGGCGCAAATTGAGTTCGAGGACGAGAACAACAATGTATTCGGATTCAATGGGGAACGTGTGTACGGTGATCTCGATGCTGCCGTGCCGTTTCTGCCAATCACGGGCATGCCTTCCAAACCGATTGGCTTCACGGTTATGCTGATGTCGCACCGGATTGAGTACTCGCCTCAAGCCGGATCCATGGGGGCGGTCAATATGTGGTTGAATTCCAACGAGTTCATCCGGTACCTCCGTTCGGACTACGTGCCTGGTGAATCAGAAGATCTTCTAATTGATCCGGCGGAGCGAACGATGGACTTGCTCAACGAACAACCGTCCACGAAAATCGTCTCTGCCGACCTTGTAGGAACGCCAGATGAAACCAGGGAATTCCTGATCCAGCTCAGAAACCTCCGGCTTGATCCCAATTCTGTCGTCAGACTGGCACTCATTGGCGACGGTGCTGATGTGGTTGCTGAAGATGGCTCACTGTCCACAGACGCCGAAATCCTCACTATTAGGGATTCGATTTCTATGGGCAAGTTTGCTCTGACGGGAATGAACCTTCCGCCCACCACACGTGTGCGGATGTTACCCAACTGGGATTCGCTGGCTACGCCAATGCCCATCCTCATTGACCTTGGCAACGACGGCATCATCGACGACACGATGTACGTGCGCAATGAGTTGGGACGCGATATCTGCAACGAAGATCCCGAAGTCAGCTACACCGCCTCCGCGCTGCTGCAACCGCAGTTGGTCGCGAAAGTGCACGGTGGTCAGTTGCGGCTGTTCTGGAATGCGATCCCAGCGGCTTCGTACTACCAGATCTATCGTGGCGATCAGTTTGACAGTCTGAGCCCGATCGCCATGACGTATGACACGACGTGGACGGACACGACGATCGCGGCGGCCGATGCGTCGCGCAAGGCGTTCTATCAGATCGTCGCACAGCGCACGGAGTCGTTCCAGGTCAACAACAACGACGAAGAGCTGCTGGCCTCATGGTTGTTCGAGGAGGGTGCGGGCGAGGTTAGCGTGGATGAAACCGGTCATGGTCACGACGCGACCCTGCACAATGCCGACTGGTATGAGTACGGCGTGGACAGCCAGATGTGCTGGGGCCTCGGCTTCGCGAATAATGAGTGGGCCGACGTTGCCAACGACAACATGTTCTATATGGCGCCGTTGCAGATCGACGCTCACCTGAAGGTCGATCAACTCCCCGCCGGTTCGCCCTCCTACATCCTCGGCAACACGCGCTATGCTCCGCTCAACGGCGGCTTCGCGTGGAGAATCGAACCCAGCGGCCTGTTGACCGCGCTGGCGTGGAACGGGAACGGCTGGAACGAACTGCATTCTGTGGTGCCGGTGATGCTCAACGAGTGGTTCACGGCCACGCTGATCATGAACGGCGATGAGTCGATGATGCTCGTGAACGGGACCGTGGTGGCGGCGGGTCGACTCCTGCTGAACTCGGCGAACAACGAAATGCCCCTGACCATCGGCGCCTCTGCATTGCCCAGCGGGAATCATCAGTACTTCCTGCGCGGTCAGATCGGCTGGATGAAGATGAGGGAACTGACGCTGCCGTAG
- a CDS encoding TlpA family protein disulfide reductase — translation MNNRFRRAGTASLPESPRTYLWLLGLTLAGLFIGGCELESEIYCPVDDRTALDFDLYTVDGCVCDMSQHLGKVVLINFWDTWCGPCRSEIGDFNELYLDYRHAGFEVIGIALARDGFYDVRDFADDYDIAYTCGIFNSDVAELYHRPAAIPTTLVVDRYGDVVNTIVGTHSYDYWCGVVNAYLDE, via the coding sequence ATGAACAATCGTTTCCGCCGAGCAGGGACTGCGTCCTTGCCGGAATCCCCGCGGACATATCTCTGGCTGCTCGGGCTTACGCTGGCCGGGTTGTTCATTGGCGGCTGTGAACTTGAAAGCGAGATCTACTGCCCGGTGGATGATCGCACCGCGCTCGACTTCGATCTCTACACCGTGGACGGCTGTGTCTGCGACATGTCGCAGCATCTCGGCAAGGTCGTGCTGATCAACTTCTGGGATACCTGGTGCGGTCCGTGCCGCTCCGAGATTGGCGATTTCAACGAACTCTATCTCGATTACCGGCACGCCGGTTTCGAGGTCATCGGCATAGCGTTGGCACGCGACGGGTTCTACGACGTGCGGGATTTCGCCGATGACTACGACATTGCTTACACCTGCGGCATCTTCAACTCGGACGTGGCCGAGCTTTACCACCGGCCGGCGGCCATTCCCACCACCCTCGTGGTGGATCGTTACGGTGACGTCGTGAACACCATCGTCGGCACTCACTCTTACGACTATTGGTGCGGCGTCGTCAACGCCTATCTCGATGAATAG
- a CDS encoding RNA polymerase sigma factor RpoD/SigA has product MTKITKKANIRANQSLEKYLQEIGEVPLLTPDEEIKLARRIRRNDQLALEQLTKANLRFVVSVAKQYQNQGLSLGDLINEGNLGLIKAAKRFDEARGFKFISYAVWWIRQSILQALAEQSRVVRLPLNRVGALNKIGKMYSALEQEFEREPTPEEIAEQLEISPVEVTDTLRMSGRHLSMDAPFSQGEDNRLLDIVHNDNQPPPDSKLMQESLRQEIERALSTLSEREAEVVRLYFGLGREHPLTLEEIGELFKLTRERVRQIKEKALRRLRHASRSKALRTYLG; this is encoded by the coding sequence TTGACCAAAATTACCAAAAAGGCCAACATCCGGGCCAACCAGAGTCTCGAAAAGTACCTGCAGGAGATCGGCGAAGTCCCGCTGCTGACGCCGGACGAAGAGATCAAGCTCGCCCGCCGCATCCGCCGCAATGATCAGCTCGCGCTCGAACAGCTGACCAAGGCCAATCTGCGCTTCGTCGTCAGCGTCGCCAAGCAATACCAGAATCAGGGGCTGTCGCTCGGCGACCTGATCAACGAAGGCAATCTCGGCCTGATCAAAGCCGCGAAACGTTTCGACGAAGCCCGCGGCTTCAAATTTATTTCCTATGCGGTCTGGTGGATCCGCCAGAGCATCCTGCAGGCCCTCGCTGAACAGTCACGCGTCGTGCGGCTGCCGCTCAACCGCGTCGGCGCGCTCAACAAGATCGGCAAGATGTACTCCGCGCTCGAACAGGAATTCGAACGCGAACCCACGCCCGAAGAGATCGCCGAACAGCTCGAGATTTCGCCCGTCGAAGTCACGGATACGCTGCGCATGTCGGGCCGGCATCTGTCCATGGACGCGCCGTTCTCCCAGGGCGAAGACAACCGCCTGCTGGACATCGTGCACAACGACAATCAGCCGCCGCCGGATTCCAAACTCATGCAGGAATCACTGCGGCAGGAGATCGAGCGCGCGCTCTCCACGCTGAGCGAACGCGAAGCCGAAGTCGTGCGGCTGTATTTCGGTCTGGGCCGCGAACATCCGCTCACCCTCGAGGAGATCGGCGAACTGTTCAAACTCACTCGCGAACGCGTCCGCCAGATCAAAGAGAAAGCGTTGCGTCGCCTGCGTCACGCATCGCGCAGCAAAGCCCTGCGCACCTATCTCGGCTAA
- a CDS encoding T9SS type A sorting domain-containing protein produces the protein MKTFAMILTGLLTLTLAVWAGHRPTSTLDDPIDKAALGDASRSASLCNALVCVQTDGDGDFNIGTAAGQSLLYFYPSGPATSDIRVSIDGLVYNIDGQQGSACDGQATYVTEVVDVSIHDYFVIGAIQVEVRHTPVLFSATTGAILTQTIVTNLDNVSHNIGVLYEYDTTVDGDDAAELYLGATHLLDETCYTAAFAADYWDAIPTSNAIVGRGTFTRFGDPNIVTPDALAFGQWGPFWGTCWNRVCTNTPYGDSAVLYQWNEVPVAPGADRMVGTYYGVGEILTSPGDLQISVSVPPLRCENYAITPNPANILISVANNGGTTCNDVTVALSDGSGSGGTASVTPASQSAGTITPGNNSAVNFSAALSYNTSGGDICFTVTVTSPTCPTYVYDFCLHVPPCDILSVEVSSFSAIAGDASVTLNWATQSETDNDHFEVMRDGALAARINGAGSSTVRHDYTWTDHGLQNGTLYHYTLVSVDFAGNRRDEATTDAIPRFAAPTAGEFALLQNFPNPFNPETSIAFDLAEAGHVTLKVYDVLGHNVATLMNDELGAGRHIANFNGASLPSGVYLYRLEANGFTANRKMVLMK, from the coding sequence ATGAAGACGTTTGCCATGATTTTGACGGGACTGCTCACTTTGACGCTGGCTGTCTGGGCTGGCCACCGCCCGACCTCGACTCTTGATGACCCCATCGACAAAGCGGCGCTTGGCGATGCCAGCCGCAGTGCCTCGCTCTGCAACGCCCTCGTGTGTGTGCAAACTGACGGCGACGGCGATTTCAACATCGGTACGGCTGCCGGACAAAGCTTGCTGTATTTCTATCCGTCCGGCCCCGCCACGTCCGACATCCGCGTTTCGATCGACGGCCTTGTTTACAACATCGACGGTCAGCAGGGCAGTGCTTGTGACGGACAAGCGACGTATGTTACCGAAGTCGTCGATGTGAGCATCCACGACTATTTTGTGATCGGCGCGATCCAGGTTGAGGTTCGTCACACTCCGGTGCTATTCAGCGCAACCACGGGTGCGATTCTGACCCAGACCATCGTCACGAATCTTGACAACGTCTCACACAACATCGGTGTCCTGTACGAGTATGATACCACTGTTGACGGTGATGACGCCGCCGAATTGTATCTTGGCGCGACTCACCTGTTGGATGAGACTTGCTACACTGCCGCGTTCGCGGCGGACTACTGGGATGCCATTCCCACGTCGAACGCGATCGTCGGTCGCGGAACTTTTACTCGTTTTGGTGATCCCAATATCGTGACGCCGGATGCGCTCGCTTTCGGTCAGTGGGGTCCGTTCTGGGGAACCTGCTGGAACCGCGTGTGCACCAACACGCCCTACGGCGATTCCGCGGTGCTTTACCAGTGGAACGAAGTTCCGGTTGCTCCCGGTGCCGACCGCATGGTGGGGACCTATTACGGTGTGGGCGAAATTCTGACCTCGCCCGGCGACCTGCAGATCAGCGTCTCGGTTCCGCCGCTGCGCTGCGAGAATTACGCGATCACGCCCAATCCTGCCAATATCCTGATCAGCGTGGCGAACAACGGTGGCACGACCTGCAACGACGTGACCGTCGCGCTGAGCGATGGATCCGGCTCTGGTGGCACGGCCTCGGTGACTCCGGCCAGCCAGAGCGCGGGCACCATCACCCCGGGCAACAACTCGGCCGTCAACTTCAGCGCGGCACTGTCCTACAATACGTCCGGTGGCGACATTTGCTTCACGGTGACGGTCACGTCCCCGACCTGCCCGACCTATGTGTACGACTTCTGTCTGCACGTTCCGCCGTGCGATATCCTGAGTGTCGAAGTCAGCTCCTTCAGTGCAATCGCCGGCGATGCCAGTGTCACGTTGAATTGGGCGACGCAGTCGGAAACCGACAACGACCACTTTGAAGTCATGCGTGATGGCGCGCTGGCCGCTCGGATCAATGGCGCCGGTTCGTCAACGGTGCGGCATGACTATACCTGGACGGACCACGGTTTGCAGAATGGCACCCTCTATCACTATACCCTGGTATCTGTTGATTTCGCCGGGAACCGCCGTGACGAGGCGACGACGGATGCGATTCCGCGCTTCGCCGCGCCGACCGCGGGCGAGTTTGCCCTGCTTCAGAACTTCCCGAATCCGTTTAACCCGGAGACGAGCATCGCCTTTGACCTCGCGGAAGCGGGTCATGTTACGCTGAAGGTTTACGACGTGCTGGGCCACAACGTCGCCACGCTCATGAACGATGAGCTGGGCGCGGGGCGCCACATCGCCAACTTCAACGGCGCCAGCCTGCCCTCGGGAGTCTATCTGTACCGTCTCGAAGCGAACGGCTTCACCGCCAATCGCAAGATGGTCCTGATGAAGTAA